The Aerococcus loyolae genome contains the following window.
CTTTACTAACATCTTTGAATTCCAGCATAGTATCCTATCCCCCTATTAAAAAACACACCAAATCCATTTGGACATGGTGTGATTCTGAATTATTCTGCTGCTGCTTGAATATATTTTTGAATGGTATCGTAAGCAGCTTCATTTGCTTCAGCATAGCCCTTATGTCCCCATAATGACATCACTTCTTTAGTTTTTTCGTCTTTTGGCATATCTAAGAAGGCTTGTTTAATTTTATCTTTTAACTCTTGATCCATATCTGTTTGAACAGCAATAGCATCATTTGGAATATCACCTTCTGTTAGATATAGAACACGTAAGTCTTTTAATAAGTCATTATCTGGAAAACTGTCTTGGAAAACGTTTCTTGCTCCTTCAAAGACAAAGGCTGCATCTTGTTGACCGTTTAACAAAGCGGTCATTTGACTAGGAATATCATTAACAGTTGTTAGTGTCGATTCAACAGTTGGATCGATACCTTCTTGTTTTAATTCTGCAACTGGGTAAATATAACCACTTGCTGAGTTTGGACTAAGTGTAGCAATACGTTTACCTTTTAAATCCGTAAATTCTTGTATATCGCTATCAGCTGGTACTAATACTTCACCTTTAAAGCTACTCCGAGTTTCACCTTCCTCCGGCAAACCAGTCTCACGGTTATAAGCACCTAACTCAGATGTCAAAATAGCTTCAGCAGCGCCTTGTTGACGGGCTTGTACGTAGGCAGCTGGTGGCATGATACCCAAATCCACTTGCCCTGAAGCCATTGCTTCTACGATCGTTGAATAATCAGTTGCTAAAGTTACAGTGACGTCAGCATCTAATTTTTCAGAAAGATATTCTTCAAATGGTTTAGCCTTTGCTTCCATTGATCCATCATTATTAGTAGGTACAAATTGGACATTAATTTCAGGACGTTCATTGCCGGATTGGTCAGAGGCCTCCTGATTTCCACAAGCACCTAAGAAAAAGAAACTCGCAAGCAATAAGGTTAAACGCTTCAATTTCTTCACTACACATACATTCCTTTCCTCATACACTAACATATTATCAACTACGTCAGTATATCAGGGTTATGTAATATTCATGTAAATTGTTTGCTAACTTTAAGTAAATACATTCCTTGCTATTTTGTTATTGGTAAACTTTTTTCCTTAACTTTAATTAATAAATAATATCTATATTTTGAAAATAATAAAAAAACACACCAGTTTTATACTAGTGTGTTGTCAAAACGTGTTCCTGGTGCAAGAAAACTATCCACTTCACTAAAGGGCAAAAAATTCTCTGTGAGAATTTTTTCGTCTTTTTCTTGCAGGGGTCTTACTCTCTAATGCGCTTGTCGCACTCTATTAAAACCTGCTCCAGTCACAGGACGAACGTCCATTTCAAAAACTGCCAACACTCAGCCAGTTGAGTTCGGACGCCAGCCTAGAAGTTGCTTCAGAAAATTCCAACGCACAGATTCCTGTGCTTTTGGTATTTTCCTCCAGCAATTCAAGTCTTTAACGGCATACTCACATCCTAATAGCTGAGTTTATGACAGTTTTCTCCAATGGTTCCGTCCTTTGTCGTGCCTGTCGCACTCTATTATTAATCTTCGAATTTAGATTTTTCTTTGATGGTGTCGGCAGAGTTTTGTAATTTGGCGAGTTCTTCTTCGGTCAAGTCTAATTGACTTTGTTTAACAATCCCTGCTTTACCAACGATAGCTGGATAGGAGAGATAGGTGCCATATTCTTCACGGTAGTTAGAAACAGGTAATTCTTCATGACTATCGGAGAGAACTGCATCAACTAATCGGTCAGCTGCTGCTGTAATCCCGTAGTTAGTATATTTCTTACCAGAGAAGACCACATAACCCCCATCACGGGTTTCTTGGTCGACATCTTCTAAGCTGAAGTCGACTTTTTCTAATAGCTTGTAAATGCTTTGGCCCATGACTTTAACGGTTGACCAAGCCACAAATTGGGAGTCCCCGTGTTCCCCTAAACTGTAACCTTGGACTGATTTAGGATGAACATCAAATAATTTACCCACAGCCCGTTGTAAACGTGCAGAATCCAACAAGGTCCCGGTTCCAATAACCTTTTCCTTGGCTAGACCGGTAACTTCTTGGTATAAGTTACAAATCGCGTCATTAGGGTTAGTAATGACAACTAAAACCCCAGAAAAGCCTGATTCTTTAATCGTTTGGCCAACTTTTTTCACTTGTTCACGGTTGTGTTTTAACTCACCAAAGCGGTCAGGGTTATCGCCACCAATTAAGCCAATGTTCCCTAAAGCAGAAACAATAACTTCTGCTGATTTGAGGGCTGCTTGATCATTGACATTGATTTTGACGCTGTGGTTTAAGTTACTCATAGCATCTTCAAAGTCTAAGGCATCTGCCTTCACCTTTGCTTCATTGGTATCAAATAAAGTCAACTCATCAACATGGCCATTAAGGATTAATTGATGGGCAACAGTAGACCCAACATTTCCCATTCCAAAAACTGCTACATGACGTGACATCCAATCACTCCTTTCATTTATTGTTACATACTATACCACACTTTTTGACTTTGAAGCGGTAAATTTTCAGAAAATTCTTTCTTTTTGGCCTTTTCTATTCTATGAATTAAAAGCCAATCTAGTATATACTGGTAATTGACCATACCGGAAAGGAAGAGATCATGCCTATCCCCATTATATACGAAGACAACCACCTGCTCATTGTGGAAAAACCAATCAATATGCCGGTCCAAGAAGATGCTAGTGGTGACCTAGACCTACTGTCAGCACTCAAAGCATTTATTAAGGAAAGGGACCATAAACCAGGTAATGTCTACTTGGCCCTGCTCCACCGCCTGGACCGTCCAGTGGGTGGGGTGATGGTCTTTGGAAAGACCTCCAAGGCCGCTAGTCGCTTGTCGGATGATTTTAGAAGACATAGGGTCAAGCGCGACTACCTGGCTGTGGTTCAAGACCAAAATTTGACTCTAAAAGATCAAGAAACCTGGACCGATTACCTCTACAAGAACCGTAAAAAAAACAAGGTCAGCGTGGTGAATAAGAAGGATAAGCGCGGTAAAAAGGCTGTCCTTGACTATCAATTACTGGAGCACAGTAATCAAGTCGCCCTGGTTAGAGTTCGCCTTCATACCGGACGATCTCACCAAATTCGCGTGCAATTTCAAAGCCGCCAACACCCACTCTGGGGCGACCAAAAATACGGTCAAAAATATAGTCACAAGGGCCAACAAATTGCGCTCTGGGCCCAACACTTAAGCCTCATCCATCCCACCAAAAAAGAAACAATGACTTTTACCAGTACTCCCCCCCTCAATAAGCAGCCCTGGAATCTATTCAAAGATCAGTTCACAACTGGTGAAGATTGATATTTCATGACGTAAAAAAGAGCACCCCAGTGATGAGGTGCTCTCATTTGTTGTGACTGTCGCACTTTCTTTAAACGTGCTCCGGGTGCAGATCGATCTCCACTTCACTAAAGTGCAAGAAATTCTCTTCAAGAATTTTTGCTCTTTAGCTCCAGTTGCTATAGCTGTTCGAAGCTTTAGCGAGTTACAGATATAGTATGCGTAGCTCTATCGATCTTTTGCGCACCCGTCGCACTTTCTAGTTGAGTTTGGAAGGGTGAGGGGATGTCCTTTCAGAAAAGTTGAACGACCAGCAAGTTGAGTTCGAACGCCAGACTTGAAGTTACTTCAGAAAATACCAACGCACAGGCCTGCTGTGCTTATGATATTTTCCTCCAGCAATTCAAGTCTCTGACGGCGTTCTCGCATCCTTATAGCTGCTCTTATCATCTTTTCCTCCAAGGAATCGCCCTCCCTGATCCTTCCTCACATCCTTTTCAAACCTGCTCCAAGTGCAGAGCAAGCGTCCGCTTCAGAAAATGGCGACAAATTCTCTTAGAGAATTCTTACGTCTTTTTCTTCCAGCGGTCTTGCTCTTTGACGCACTTGTCGCACTCTCTATTCAATGGGTTGGACGTTGAAGCCTTGTTTGCGTAAGTCTTCGATTAGTTCTTCCCGTCGACTTTGCCGGAGGTTGGATTTTTTCACGACTTGTTCATAGAAGGAGTCGACCCGCCGGTTAGTGTCACGTAAGTCATAGTAAGTGGTCATTTCTTGGTCATAGGTATCCATAATTTCCTTAGCATTGTCTGGGTAATGGTAAGTATCTTCAAAGATTCGCATTTCTTTAGGAATCCTAGGCTTCAATTGGGGTTCTTGGTTAGGATGACCAAATGCCAGACCTAAGACCGGAGCCGTTAATTCGGGAAGCTCTAGAATATCAATCATGGCTCCCATGTTATTTTGAATGCTGCCTAAAAAGACAGCCCCCATATCTAAGGATTCCACGGCGTTATTCACGTTTTGTGCCATCAAGACAGCATCACTATAGCCTTGGAAGAAACGTTCTAATTGATGAGAAGAAGCCGTATCTGCTTCATGTTCCTTAGCAATTTGAGTATTGCGATACAGGTCAACGATAAAAATCCATAGCTCGGGCGCCCGGGCAACATAGTCCTGGTTACATACTTCGGAAATTTGGGCTTTCTTATCAGGATCTTTGACCCGGATAACGCTGGCATACTGCATACCGGTTGAAGTTGCGGTATGGATCGCTACCTCTTCTAATTTTGAAATCACTTGATCACTAATCTGGTCTTCTGTAAATTCACGAATGGTTCGGTGGTTCAATTGTTGTTCAATCAATGAGTTTTGCTTGTTCATCCAAAAACCTCCTAATATACTATATGGTAAAGTTTAGCAATCGACTTAGGCCTTGTCTACTGAAGAAGTTTATTCATTCACTAGTAAAAACCTACAGTTATCTGAAAATCGCAATAAATTTTGGAAACTTCTAAAATAATCATTGAGGAGGAAGCAGCATGTGTGGTCGTTATGAATTTAATCAGGAAGAAGCCCTGCTCAAGCACTTCTACCAACGGGCCAATGATCCCGACATCCAAACTGGGACCCTCTACCCTGGCCAGGTCGTGCTCACTCTGAGCGCTAACCCGGACCAGTCTGTCCATGCGCGCGGCATGGAGTGGGGCTATGCGGGCTTTAATAAGGGGCAATTATTGATCAATGCCCGCTCGGAAAGTATCACGGATAAGGCAACTTTTCAAGCCGATTTTCACTACCGTCGCTGTCTCTTCCCTATGTCCAGCTACTATGAGTGGACCAAGAACAAAGAACGCTACCGTTTTTCCAGTAATGACATTCTCTATGTGGGTGGCTGTTATCAAATGCCTAAATCTAGGTCAAACCATCCCCGGGCTGTGCTCATGACCCAATCAGCTAATCCGCTAGCTCAGGAAGTCCACCACCGCATGCCCTATTTCGTCCAAGCCAAAGATATCCGATCTTGGCTCAATGACTATGACTTTGCCCGCCACTATCAGAACTCCAATGCCCAACTCTTCATGGAAAAGGAGACTGATAATAAGAACTTCCGCAATATGACCCTCAACCTGAAAGACTAAAAATAATAAAAAGAAAGGCTGCCCAGCCCTCCCTTTGGTCAAAATTTTCTGACTTGAAAGGAAACTGTCGCAGCCTTTTCTAGTGCTTTTTATTAATAAGGATTGAAGGAGAAAGTGGAACCAATGTTTTCGGCTTCTGCTTCTTTGGCTAATTGACCAGCAATAGCAATGTCTAAAGCACCGATACCGATTGGTACGCAGATAGTGGTCCCCTTACGTAGGCCTGGTAAGGTTAAACGACCTGAAGCTAATTGACCAATGGTTGCGTCAATATCGTCTTCATCAATAATTGACTTGGTGGCCGCATCCGCTAAAGCGCCACGGTGTAGGGCTTGGCCAATGTGGTCGACCACAATGTGGTCAGAATAGTTAATCAGGTGGTTACCGATTTCATGACCGGAACCAATTGGAATAATGACCGTGTCACCAGAAACATCTTGGTAGTCAAGTAAGGCTTCTTGTGACTTGGTTGCTGTGATCACGATATCGGCGTCACAGGCTTCTTTCACGTCAGTCACATAGTCAATATCGCCATCCACTAAGTCTTCATGTTCAGCGATAAATTCCTTAACCCCTTTGTCATGGTAGTGCCAGAGGTTAACGTGTTTAATATTAAACCAGTCAGCAATGGCATGGAGTTGCATAGAAGCTTGCATCCCGGTACCGAAGAGGGCTAAGTTAAGGTCAGCCCCCTTTTCAAAACCTAGGTACTTAATGGCAACAGCCGTTTGAGCACCAGTTCTGAGGTTAGTAATTAAGGTCCCATCCATCACTGCTTTAAAGGTTCCTAATTGAGGGTCAATCAAGAGAATAAGCCCATTAATGTAAGGATAGCCGGCCTCTTTCCGTTTGCCATCGAAACCACCGACCCATTTTAAACCAGCAACATCTAAGCCACCAATATAAGCAGGCATCGCATTCATATAACCTTCATATTCAGGCCAATCACTGTTGTTTCCTAGGTCTAAGGTGACCTTGGTTGGGTTCTTGACCCGACGTTCCCCTACCTCTTGGAAGGTTTTTTCAACAATTTCATTCACCTTGTCCATGGTCAACATTTTCTTAATGGTTTCTTGGTCTAATAATCGTGTTTCTGTCATATAACAACTTCCTTTCTATAACAATATCCACTTATATAGTAACAATAATTCAGAAAAAAGTTATAAAAAAGCCCTTGGCCAATTTCAGTGGCTAAGGGTTAGTACAATTTTTGAGTTAAAATTGATCGATTATTTTTTCTCTTCAGCCAGATAAGTAAAGACTTCCGAGCGACTTAAGTGGCCAAATATTTTCCCCTCATGGCTAATAATTACCGCTTCCTCTTGAGCCAGGACCTGGTAGAGCTCAGTCATGGAGGCCTGGCTATCAAGCTGGGGCAGGTCGTTAGCTAATTTACCAACCGCTTCTCCTTTTATCGCTGGCAATGCCTGTAAGAGTGAAGCGACCGAGGTCGGTTCTTCATTCACTAAACTCCCCTGTTTAAAAAAGTGGCGGACAAATTCATTGGCTGGCTTGGCTTTGATATTTTTAGGGCTATCAACCTGGACTAAGCGCCCGCCTTGCATGATGGCAATCCGGTCCCCCAAGCGCAAGGCTTCATCCATATCATGGGTAACAAAGACAATGGTGGTTTGGATTTTGTGGTGGAGGTCCAGTAAAAGATCCTGGAGCGATTCTCTAGAAAGTGGATCTAAGGCGGAAAAAGGCTCATCCATAAGAATCAAAGGCGGTTTAGCAGCAATGGCCCGACAGATCCCTATCCGCTGCTGTTCACCCCCAGAGAGTTCGTGAGGATAACGTTGGCTATATTTTTTTGGATCTAAGCCGACCTGGTCGAGGAGCTCTCTGGTCCTGGCCTGCCGTTCCTCCTTAGCCATACCGATCATTTCTGGAATGGTTTCGATATTCTCTTCCACAGTCATGGTGGGAAAGAGGGCAATATCTTGCAGAACATAGCCCATCTGCCAGCGCATTTTATTTAAGTTATAGGAACGGATATCTTGCCCCTTAAAGTAGACCCTGCCTGATTCTGGTTGGACTAGACCATTAATCATTTTTAGGGTGGTAGTTTTACCACTCCCTGATGGACCTACTAGGACAAAGAATTCCCCGCTTGAAATGGCTAGGTCTAAGTGATCAACCACTATTTTATCTTGGTAGACCTTGCTCACAGATTCAAAACGGATAAAATCTTTCATTATTGGTCACCTCCAATCAAGCCTTTGTCAAGCAAGAACTGATGGGCGACGTCTTGGGCTGACTGTCCTTCTTGACTGACCTGGTAGTTCATTTGAATCATTTCTTCCTCAGTAATCATGCCCCCTAAGCGGTTCAGGGCCGCTACTACTTGGGGGTGGTCTTTGGCATAGTCGAATCTTAGCATGGGCGCTCCTTGGTAGTGGGGGAAGAGGCCCAAGTCATCCTCTAAAGCCACTAGATCGTAGGCCTTGATTTCACTATCGGTCGAATAACCATCCACCAGGTCGACCTCCCCCTGGGCAATAGCTTGGTAGCGTAAAGCCGGTTCCATACTGGAGACTTGGCCAAATTGCATCTGGTAAAGAGATTGGATGCCTTGGTAGCCGTCTTCGCGGTCAATAAATTCTAAAGTAAAGCCCGCCCTTAACTTATCCGCATAGGGCTTTAAATCAGAAATTTTTTCAATTCCCATGGCTTGAGCTCGGTCGCGGCGCATCAGAATAGCATAGGTATTTTCATAGGCCATGGGTTCTAATAAGGTGAGTTGGTATTCTTCCTCCAAGCCCTGCTTAGCTAGGTCATAGGTTTCTTCCTTAGAAAGCTTTCCAGAACTGCTAGTCGGCGTATTTCCCAAAAGGCTGCCAAGGATGGTGCCGGAAAATTCAGGATAGACATCCACTTCTTGGTGGTCAAGGGCCTCAAAGAGAAAGCTGGTCTTTCCAAAGTTGGGCTTCAATTCCACTTGAATCTGGTCATTTTCAGCTTGGATGAGTTCCTGATACATATTGATCAAAATATCTGGCTCACTGCCTAATTTCCCGGCGATCACCACTTTTTGATCAGGGGCTTGAACATTTTGGTAAAGATTCACCCCGCCAATCACCAGGAAAAGTCCCAAGAGACTAGTCACTACCACCAGGGGTCGCTTATTCTGCAAGAACTTAATCAAGGCGGAAAAGGTCAAAGCTAAGAGGGCCGAAGCGATTGCCCCCACTAGTGTCAAAAGCGGTTGGTTACGGTCAATTCCCAAGAGGATAAAAGTTCCCAAGCCCCCGCCACCGATCAAAGCAGCAAGGGTAGCCGTTCCAATAATTAAAACCAGGGCTTGGCGGATGCCAGATACAATGACGGGTAAGGCAATCGGTATCTCCACCTTTAATAAGCGTCGCAGGGGTGACATCCCAAAGGCCAGCGCCGCCTCTTCGATAGAAGCATCAATCTCTGTGAGGCCCACATAGGTATTTTGAAAAATAGGCAGGAGAGCATAAACAACTAAGGCGATTAAGGCTGGCACCGTCCCAATCCCAACTAAAGGAATTAAAAGCCCTAAAAGTGCTAATGAAGGAATGG
Protein-coding sequences here:
- a CDS encoding phosphate/phosphite/phosphonate ABC transporter substrate-binding protein; this encodes MKKLKRLTLLLASFFFLGACGNQEASDQSGNERPEINVQFVPTNNDGSMEAKAKPFEEYLSEKLDADVTVTLATDYSTIVEAMASGQVDLGIMPPAAYVQARQQGAAEAILTSELGAYNRETGLPEEGETRSSFKGEVLVPADSDIQEFTDLKGKRIATLSPNSASGYIYPVAELKQEGIDPTVESTLTTVNDIPSQMTALLNGQQDAAFVFEGARNVFQDSFPDNDLLKDLRVLYLTEGDIPNDAIAVQTDMDQELKDKIKQAFLDMPKDEKTKEVMSLWGHKGYAEANEAAYDTIQKYIQAAAE
- a CDS encoding L-lactate dehydrogenase, which codes for MSRHVAVFGMGNVGSTVAHQLILNGHVDELTLFDTNEAKVKADALDFEDAMSNLNHSVKINVNDQAALKSAEVIVSALGNIGLIGGDNPDRFGELKHNREQVKKVGQTIKESGFSGVLVVITNPNDAICNLYQEVTGLAKEKVIGTGTLLDSARLQRAVGKLFDVHPKSVQGYSLGEHGDSQFVAWSTVKVMGQSIYKLLEKVDFSLEDVDQETRDGGYVVFSGKKYTNYGITAAADRLVDAVLSDSHEELPVSNYREEYGTYLSYPAIVGKAGIVKQSQLDLTEEELAKLQNSADTIKEKSKFED
- a CDS encoding RluA family pseudouridine synthase, yielding MPIPIIYEDNHLLIVEKPINMPVQEDASGDLDLLSALKAFIKERDHKPGNVYLALLHRLDRPVGGVMVFGKTSKAASRLSDDFRRHRVKRDYLAVVQDQNLTLKDQETWTDYLYKNRKKNKVSVVNKKDKRGKKAVLDYQLLEHSNQVALVRVRLHTGRSHQIRVQFQSRQHPLWGDQKYGQKYSHKGQQIALWAQHLSLIHPTKKETMTFTSTPPLNKQPWNLFKDQFTTGED
- a CDS encoding NADPH-dependent oxidoreductase, whose translation is MNKQNSLIEQQLNHRTIREFTEDQISDQVISKLEEVAIHTATSTGMQYASVIRVKDPDKKAQISEVCNQDYVARAPELWIFIVDLYRNTQIAKEHEADTASSHQLERFFQGYSDAVLMAQNVNNAVESLDMGAVFLGSIQNNMGAMIDILELPELTAPVLGLAFGHPNQEPQLKPRIPKEMRIFEDTYHYPDNAKEIMDTYDQEMTTYYDLRDTNRRVDSFYEQVVKKSNLRQSRREELIEDLRKQGFNVQPIE
- a CDS encoding SOS response-associated peptidase codes for the protein MCGRYEFNQEEALLKHFYQRANDPDIQTGTLYPGQVVLTLSANPDQSVHARGMEWGYAGFNKGQLLINARSESITDKATFQADFHYRRCLFPMSSYYEWTKNKERYRFSSNDILYVGGCYQMPKSRSNHPRAVLMTQSANPLAQEVHHRMPYFVQAKDIRSWLNDYDFARHYQNSNAQLFMEKETDNKNFRNMTLNLKD
- a CDS encoding ornithine cyclodeaminase family protein, which encodes MTETRLLDQETIKKMLTMDKVNEIVEKTFQEVGERRVKNPTKVTLDLGNNSDWPEYEGYMNAMPAYIGGLDVAGLKWVGGFDGKRKEAGYPYINGLILLIDPQLGTFKAVMDGTLITNLRTGAQTAVAIKYLGFEKGADLNLALFGTGMQASMQLHAIADWFNIKHVNLWHYHDKGVKEFIAEHEDLVDGDIDYVTDVKEACDADIVITATKSQEALLDYQDVSGDTVIIPIGSGHEIGNHLINYSDHIVVDHIGQALHRGALADAATKSIIDEDDIDATIGQLASGRLTLPGLRKGTTICVPIGIGALDIAIAGQLAKEAEAENIGSTFSFNPY
- a CDS encoding ABC transporter ATP-binding protein, translating into MKDFIRFESVSKVYQDKIVVDHLDLAISSGEFFVLVGPSGSGKTTTLKMINGLVQPESGRVYFKGQDIRSYNLNKMRWQMGYVLQDIALFPTMTVEENIETIPEMIGMAKEERQARTRELLDQVGLDPKKYSQRYPHELSGGEQQRIGICRAIAAKPPLILMDEPFSALDPLSRESLQDLLLDLHHKIQTTIVFVTHDMDEALRLGDRIAIMQGGRLVQVDSPKNIKAKPANEFVRHFFKQGSLVNEEPTSVASLLQALPAIKGEAVGKLANDLPQLDSQASMTELYQVLAQEEAVIISHEGKIFGHLSRSEVFTYLAEEKK
- a CDS encoding ABC transporter permease/substrate-binding protein → MIAELGSIFQERGSDLLAASWEHLTLSLTALLIALIIGIPLAIGLRSQPRIAEGALQVTSVLQTIPSLALLGLLIPLVGIGTVPALIALVVYALLPIFQNTYVGLTEIDASIEEAALAFGMSPLRRLLKVEIPIALPVIVSGIRQALVLIIGTATLAALIGGGGLGTFILLGIDRNQPLLTLVGAIASALLALTFSALIKFLQNKRPLVVVTSLLGLFLVIGGVNLYQNVQAPDQKVVIAGKLGSEPDILINMYQELIQAENDQIQVELKPNFGKTSFLFEALDHQEVDVYPEFSGTILGSLLGNTPTSSSGKLSKEETYDLAKQGLEEEYQLTLLEPMAYENTYAILMRRDRAQAMGIEKISDLKPYADKLRAGFTLEFIDREDGYQGIQSLYQMQFGQVSSMEPALRYQAIAQGEVDLVDGYSTDSEIKAYDLVALEDDLGLFPHYQGAPMLRFDYAKDHPQVVAALNRLGGMITEEEMIQMNYQVSQEGQSAQDVAHQFLLDKGLIGGDQ